Proteins encoded in a region of the Thunnus maccoyii chromosome 4, fThuMac1.1, whole genome shotgun sequence genome:
- the LOC121895486 gene encoding follitropin subunit beta-like, with protein sequence MPLFVFKCMLLCVLTSGTVCACMLKNHTIWIERHDCAQCVAINTTICSGYCYTQDTNLKGRFGRTFLIQRSCVPLSLVYQAVHFPGCPQNVNPQLYFPVALCCSCRRCDSRTHHCVRSSQIPHDRCTMALGSLKNENQPAFET encoded by the exons ATGCCTTTGTTTGTGTTCAAATGCATGCTGCTTTGTGTGTTGACGAGTGGAACAGTGTGTGCCTGTATGCTGAAGAATCATACCATATGGATTGAGAGGCACGACTGTGCCCAGTGTGTGGCTATCAACACCACCATCTGCAGTGGCTACTGTTACACACAG GACACCAATTTGAAAGGACGGTTTGGAAGGACTTTCCTGATCCAGCGTAGCTGTGTGCCTCTCTCCCTGGTGTACCAAGCTGTTCATTTTCCAGGCTGTCCTCAGAATGTCAACCCACAGCTGTATTTTCCTGTGGCCCTCTGTTGTAGCTGTAGACGCTGTGACTCACGCACACACCACTGTGTCCGCTCCAGCCAAATCCCTCATGACCGGTGCACTATGGCACTTGGAAGTTTGAAGAATGAGAACCAGCCCGCTTTCGAAACCTGA